From the Primulina tabacum isolate GXHZ01 chromosome 3, ASM2559414v2, whole genome shotgun sequence genome, one window contains:
- the LOC142538599 gene encoding uncharacterized protein LOC142538599: protein MNKVSIPDTEGPSVVAEETHSLEEAQYINNRNFGGFGGYRGNPPPNTYNPGEGKPSFEDLVGTFVAESGKRMARTESRLDSMETHIGNMGATMKSLETQIGQLANALRDQNRGQFPSNTEVNPKEQCKAVTLRSGKELEVQSPKEMVENEKLVEDVEFEVITENKVEDSKTKVVQPPAFKPAIPYPQRFKKKSLDDQFAKFLEIFKKIHINIPFADALEQMPNYAKFIKDVMSKKRKLQEFETVKLTEECSAILQKKLPQKLNDPGSFTIPCFIGGSHCSKALCDLGANINLMPFSIFRKLELGEVKPTTITLQLADRSLTYPRGIVEDVLVKVDKFIFPADFVILDMEEDNDAPLIFGRLFLATGRALIDVHKGELTLRVGGEEVIFNIYHAMRGSYEVSTCKSIDVIDSCVSFDCAGTRDPLESCLVGAVEVVSEDDWEVQEQLVALEVLHKEKKTDVLIEELNVKEKIERRLNPAMKEVVKNEVLKLLNAGVIYAISYSNWVSLVQVVLKKGGITVVKNEHDELISTRTVTDRLAGYCHYCFLDGYSGYNQIAIAPEDQEKTTFTCPYDSTFIFDDDCLLAFEKIKRALVTAPIMIVPDWKEPFELMCDASDYAIGAVLGQRRERMFRAIYYASRTMDAAQQNYTTTEKEMLAVVFAFDKFRPYLIGTKVKDKKGSENQVADHLSRLELEDRKEEGAIQETFPDEQLFEVSSILPWFADIANFLSCGILPPDLNHHQKKKFFHDIKFFFWDDPYVYKRCADQVIRRCVDGVEAHQILELCHSSAYGGHFGATRTAAKVLQSGFFWPTLFKDSYTLVKSCDRCQRLGNISRRHELPLTNILEVELFDQLPPILNDARVVVKFVQKNIFTRFGTPRAIISDEASGDIRKLQLSEMDEFRNDAYENAKIYKDQTKKWHDKLIVRRELKPGQQVLLFNSRLKLFPGKLKSRWSGPFLVETVYPHGAIKLKCSDGRTFKVNGQRVKPYYGCEVRQLDNIPLGGST, encoded by the exons ATGAATAAAGTGAGCATACCTGACACTGAAGGTCCTTCCGTGGTTGCTGAAGAAACTCATTCTCTTGAAGAAGCCCAATATATCAACAACAGAAACTTTGGTGGAtttggaggatatcgaggtaaccctcctcCTAATACTTATAATCcag GGGAGGGAAAGCCTTCGTTTGAGGATTTGGTGGGTACATTTGTGGCTGAATCTGGAAAGAGGATGGCTAGAACTGAGTCTCGGCTTGATAGCATGGAGACTCACATAGGAAACATGGGTGCTACGATGAAATCTTTGGAGACACaaattggacagttggctaatgcTTTGAGAGATCAGAACAGGGGTCAATTTCCGAGTAATACGGAAGTTAATCCAAAAGAGCAGTGCAAGGCAGTCACTTTGAGGAGCGGAAAAGAATTGGAGGTTCAAAGTCCCAAGGAGATGGTGGAAAATGAGAAGTTAGTGGAAGATGTTGAGTTTGAGGTTATAACAGAGAATAAAGTTGAGGACTCTAAGACAAAAGTTGTACAACCTCCTGCATTTAAGCCTGCCATTCCATACCCTCAGAGGTTCAAAAAGAAGAGTTtagatgatcaatttgcaaaattcCTTGAGATTTTTAAGAAGATACACATCAATATACCATTTGCTGATGCATTGGAGCAAATGCCCAACTATGCCAAGTTCATTAAAGATGTGATGTCTAAAAAGAGGAAGCTGCAAGAGTTTGAGACAGTGAAGCTTACTGAGGAGTGCAGTGCCATCCTACAAAAGAAATTACCACAAAAATTGAatgatccagggagttttactattccttgcttTATTGGTGGTTCTCATTGtagtaaagctttatgtgatttaggagcaaatattaatttgatgccattttctattttcaggaaATTGGAGCTTGGAGAagttaaaccaaccactatCACCCTACAACTTGCAGACAGAAGTCTTACATATCCAAGAGGGATCGTCGAGGATGTATTGGTAAAAgtggataagtttatttttcctgcagacTTTGTGATTCTAGATATGGAAGAGGATAATGATGCTCCATTAATCTTTGGGAGACTGTTCCTTGCAACTGGAAGGGCATTGATAGATGTGCATAAGGgtgaactcaccttgagagttggtggagaagaagtcatttttaatatttatcatGCCATGAGGGGATCATatgaggtaagtacttgtaaaagcattgatgtTATAGACTCATGTGTATCCTTTGACTGTGCAGGAACTAGGGACCCTTTGGAGAGTTGCTTGGTTGGAGCTGTTGAAGTTGTTAGTGAAGACGACTGGGAAGTTCAAGAGCAACTGGTGGCTCTTGAAGTATTgcataaagaaaagaaaacggaTGTGTTGATTGAGGAGTTGAACGTCAAAGAGAAAATAGAG aggAGATTAAATCCGGCAATGAAAGAAGTTGTGAAAAATGAGGTGCTTAAATTGTTGAATGCTGGTGTGATATATGCTATTTCTTATAGTAATTGGGTGTCTCTTGTACAAGTTGTACTGAAAAAGGGTGGAATAACTGTGGTTAAAAATGAACATGATGAattaatatctactcgtactgtaacTG atagacttgctggttattgtcattATTGCTTCTTAGacggttattcaggttataaccagataGCTATAGCACCAGAGGATCAGGAGAAGACTACTTTTACGTGTCCCTATG atTCCACATtcatatttgatgatgattgtttgtTGGCTTTTGAGAAAATCAAGAGAGCATTGGTGACagcaccaatcatgatagtgccggactggaaggagccctttgagctGATGTGTGACGCAAGTGATTATGCCATTGGTGCAGTATTGGGCCAAAGAAGAGAAAGGATGTTTAGGGCAATCTATTATGCAAGCCGTACTATGGATGCtgcacagcaaaattacaccacaactgaaaaggagatgcttgcTGTAGTATTTGCCTTCGACAAATTCAGGCCATATCTGATCGGCACAAAA GTCAAAGATAAGAAGGGGAGTGAGaatcaagtggctgaccactTGTCAAGACTTGAGCTAGAGGATAGGAAAGAAGAAGGAGCAATACAGGAAACATTTCCGGATGAACAACTTTTTGAGGTAAGTTCAATACTCCCTTGGTTTGCTGACATTGCGAATTTTTTGTCTTGTGGTATTCTTCCTCCAGATCTGAACCACCATCAGAAAAAGAAGTTCTTTCATGATATCAAATTTTTCTTCTGGGATGATCCTTATGTGTATAAGAGATGTGCTGACCAAGTGATTAGGAGATGTGTTGACGGTGTTGAAGCACACCAAATTCTTGAGCTATGTCATTCATCTGcatatggtggacattttggagcgACACGAACtgcagctaaggtattgcaatcaGGTTTTTTCTGGCCTACTTTGTTTAAGGATAGCTATACCTTAGTGAAATCATGTGATAGGTGCCAAAGGTTAGGAAACATTTCTAGGCGTCACGAATTGCCACTGACAAATATTttggaagtggaactttttgat caattgccaccaATACTAAATGATGCTCGTGTTGTAGTTAAGTTTGTCCAGAAGAACATCTTCACCAGGTTTGGAACACCGAGAGCCATCATAAGTGAtgaag ctTCTGGTGACATTAGGAAACTGCAGTTGAGCGAGATGGATGAGTTCCgcaatgatgcatatgaaaatgccAAGATTTACAAAGATCAGACCAAGAAGTGGCACGATAAACTCATTGTACGAAGGGAGCTCAAACCAGGACAACAAGTactcttgttcaactcccgtctgaagttgtttcctggtaagttgAAATCACGTTGGTCAGGTCCATTTTTGGTGGAGACAGTGTACCCTCATGGGGCGATTAAGCTAAAATGCAGTGATGGGAGGACCTTCAAGGTGAACGGGCAGCGAGTTAAGCCATATTATGGATGTGAAGTAAGGCAACTTGACAACATTCCTTTGGGCGGATCGACTTGA